TCCGAATCGAGCGGACACGGGGAATATGCTTGAAACATGTTGCACCCATTCTTCTCGGAAGGGCAGAAGCCTCGGATCTTCGGGCACCGCGGGTACGTGTCAGCCGCGGAGGCTGAACGCGGCATCGTCGAGAACTCGAGAGCAGCGATCGCGGCGGCGCTTGCTGCGGGCGCAGACTACGTAGAATCCGATTGTCAGCTGACAGCCGACGGCGTGGTCGTGCTCTTCCACGACAACACGCTCGAACGAACCCTCGGCGACACGCGGCGTATCTCGCAGGTCTCGAGCGCCGAGCTCGCCGACGCCATGGCCGAGCGTGGAGGCCTTCTCACCCTCGAAGCGGCGCTCAGCGACTTCCCGTCGGCGAGGCCCAACCTCGATATGAAGACCCCAGAGGTCGCCACCCCCGCCGGGACGCTCATCGGAGAGCTCGCCCCAGCGCGTGTACTTATCAGCAGCTTCTCCGACACGCTCAGACGTGAGGCGCTCGCCGCGGCCGAGGTCGGTGGCATACGGCCAGCGACAGGTGCGGGTCAAAGCGCAATCGTCAAGATACTTGGAGCGGTGGCGATGCGTTCAGCTTCCCTGCTCGACAGAGCATTCGCCGGGATCGATGCGCTGCAAATCCCAGTCAAGCAGGGCCCGGTGAAGGTCTTGAGCCCGGGTCTGCTGCGCGCAGCCCACGCGCGTGGGGTCGAGGTGCACATCTGGACGGTGAACGAGCCTGTTCAGATGCGAGAGCTCGTAGAGCTCGGAGTCGACGGGATCATCACTGACCGGACGGACGTCGCGGTCGCGGCGCTGCGCGGCTCGCGCTGATCTGGGCCAGCACATGCTGGCCCAGATCATAGTGTTACCGGGCGCAGCTGCAGCGGTCAGCGACCGCGACGCCCTGCAGCGCATCTTCAATGTGTTCGCCGCAGCCGGCCCAGGTCGGCTTCGAGCAGGTCTCGCAGGTTACGCGTGCGCACATGATGTGTCCTTCGTGTGGTGGGAGCCGACCGCAACGGTCGGGCGTGAAATGATCGGCAGCACTGTGTTTCCGAGCGCCCCAATATGAGGCGCCCAACACTGTCCATCCACACCATCAAACCAGACCATCGCATAGATAGGCTTAAGGATTGAAGAGGGCGAGCCGCGAAGACGCGCGCCGCCACCGGCTACGAAGGAGACCCGATGAGCGAACAGCTCGAAACAGTCATCAAGCAGCACATTGATACCGCGTTCGAAACCACGATCGAGGAGCTGTGCGAACTCGTGCGGATCCCGTCGGTGTCATGGCCCGCGTTCGATCCAGCGCATGTGCAGCAGAGCGCCGAGAAGGTTGCCGAGCTGATGCGCTCCACTGGCGTCTTCGAGTTTGTCGACATCAGGCGCGCGCCGGTGGCGGGGCAGGAGAACGAAGCTGATCCTGAGCTCGGCCAGCCTGCCGTGATTGCGCGCCGGCCCGCGAAGAACGGCGCCCCGACAGTTCTCCTCTACGCGCACCACGACGTGCAGCCTCCCGGCAAGGAGGAGGAATGGGATACCCCGCCGTTCGAACCGACTGAGCGAAACGGTCGGCTCTACGCTCGCGGTGCCGCCGACGACAAAGCTGGAGTGATGGTTCACGTCGCAGCCATCCGTGCGCTCATCGAGGCGAAGGGCGAGGACTTCGACCTCGGTCTCGCCGTCTTCATCGAGGGGGAAGAGGAGTGGGCGTCACAGTCGTTCGCGAACTTCCTCCACGAGAATCGTGCGGAGCTCGAGGCTGACGCGATTATCGTCGCCGACTCGGGGAACTGGGACGTCGACACCCCGGCGCTCACCGTCGCGCTCCGCGGGGCCGTCGCATTCAACGTGCGCATCGAAACGATGGCTCACGCGACCCACTCGGGCATGTTCGGCGGCGCGGTTCCCGACGCGATGCTCGCGGCCGTGAAGCTGCTCGACACACTCTGGGACGAGGACGGCTCGGTCGCTGTCGAAGGGCTCACGAGCGCCGACCTCACAACCCCCGAGTACGACGAGGCGCGTCTGCGCGAGGAATCGGGCCTGCTCGACGGCGTCTCGCCGATCGGTCGCGGCGAGATCCTGTCACGCATGTGGGCCCAGCCGGCGATAACGGTGACGGGCATCGACGCGCCCAACATCGCGAACGCCTCAAACACGCTTATCCCGAGCGTGCTCGTGCGCATCTCGGCCCGAGTCGCCCCGGGTCAAGACCCGCAGGAGTTCTACGACGCGCTCACCGGCCACCTCACGAAACACGCGCCGTTCGGCGCGAAGCTCACGTTTGAGGATCCGGGCCTCGGTCAGGCGTTCAGCGTCGATACCTCGGGCCCCGCGGTCGCGCACATGCGTGCGGCGATGACCGGCGGCTTCGACCGTGAGCCCATCGACATGGGCATTGGCGGTTCCATCCCGTTCATCGCCGACCTCGTCGACGAGTTCCCGCAAGCGGAGATCCTGGTGACTGGCGTCGAGGATCCTGACGGGCGCCCGCACTCGCCGAACGAGTCGCTGCACCTTGCGTCGTACAAGAAGGCGCTTGCGACCGAGGCGATCTTCCTCGCTCGCATGAACGACGGCCTGTAGCCGCGTCACTTCCCAACGCAGGAGGGGCTGGTGGATCTAATCCACCAGCCCCTCCTGCGTTGGGCGCGAGGCCCGAAAGAGCGCTACTCGGCGTGTGCCGGACCGTCGGTCGCTTTCGGTGCGGCCGGTGCTGCCAGGGGAGCGGCGGCCGATGCGCCACCGTTCTGTGCCTTGAGGAGGTCGCGGATCTCGCTGAGCAGCTCCTGCTCGGTCTCGACGACGGGCTCTTCGGCTGCGGGAGCGGTGCGCTTGCGGAGCTCGTTCATGGGCATGACGAAGACGAAGTATACGACCGCCGCGACGATGATGAAGTTAATGAGGGCACCGATTAGCGCGCCGAAGGCGAGGGAGCTGCCGCCGGGCAGCTCGACGAGGAGCGCGGTGTCGAGTGAGTCGGCCTTGAAGAACATGCCGATGAGCGGGTTGATGAGCGACGAGACTACCTTCTCGACGACAGCATTGAACGCCGCACCAATGACAACGGCTACCGCCAGATCGATGACGTTGCCGCGGAGCAGGAACTCCTTGAAACCTTTGAACATGTGCTTCCCCCTATTGCGTGAACCGTGAACCAGAGCAGGTGTTTCGCACCTAATGTATTGCGAATCAGGGCCGGGCGCGAGCACATCTGATTCATGTTGCGATCTCAGGTGAGCAGGCGCCGTCCCGGGGTACGCTGAAGCCATGGACTTCATCGGTGCCCAGCCCACGCTCGATCTCACCTACTCCGACGTCTTTCTCGTACCGCGCCGCTCGGCGGTCGGCAGCCGCCTTGCGGTGGACCTCGCGCCGACTGACGGGACGCCCGCGACGATCCCGCTGGTCTCCGCGAACATGAACTCGGTGACAGGCCCCAGGCTCGCGGCCGTGCTCGCCCGCCGAGGCGGTCTCGGCGTCCTGCCCCAGGACATGTCTGAGAGCGGGCTCACCGACGCCATCGCCTGGGTGAAGGCGCAGCCGGTCGGATTCGACACCCCGATCGTGCTCGGCCCAGAGCAGACCGCGGCCGACGCGCTCCGCCAGGTGCCTGCGGCTGAGGGGCAGGTCGTTGTTGTCGTCGAAGGCGGCGCGGCGTATGCGGGCGCCCTGCCTGGCGGCTCCGAACCGGGCCAGACGTTCCCAGCAGGCCGCGTACTCGGTGTCCTCGCCGCAACCCGGCTCGCCGAGCTGCCGGGGGATGCGAAGCTCGGCGATCTCGCCTCCGGCCGCGTCCCAGTCCTGGATCTTGGGGAGCTCGGCGACGCTGCGCGTGACCCGCGCGCCATGTTCGACGCTGTCGACGACGCGCTCAGCGACAGCGGAGCCGAAGCCGTGATAATCGCTGACGGCGGTATGGTGCGCGGCACGCTTTCGCGCCGGTCGGCGCTGCGCGCATCGATTTACAGGCCCGCACTCGATGCGAGCGGACGGCTCGCGGTCGCTGTCGCCGTCGGAATCAACGGCGACCCGGCAGCGCGCGCACAAACTCTGGCCGCCGCAGGCGCCGACGTGCTCGTCGTCGATACCGCGCACGGCCACCAGGAGGGCATGATCCGGGCGCTCAGGGCAATCTCCGCCCTCCGGCTCGGCCTCCCGATTGTCGCTGGCAACATCGTGACGGCAGACGGCGTCACCGATCTTGTGGGGGCGGGCGCCACGATCCTGAAAGTGGGCGTCGGGCCAGGCGCGATGTGCACGACCCGCATGATGACCGCAGTGGGTCGCCCGCAGTTCTCGGCCGTGCTCGAAACGGCGCAGGCGGCGCGCGAACTCGGAGCCCACGTGTGGGCCGATGGCGGGGTTCGCTACCCGCGCGACGTCGCGCTCGCGCTCGCGGCAGGCGCAGGATCGGTGATGATCGGCTCGTGGTTTGCCGGGACTGCTGAGTCGCCCGGGGAGCTCCTCGCCGACGCTAACGGCAGGCAATACAAGGAATCGTGGGGCATGGCCTCCACGAAGGCAGTGCAGGGCAGGTTTTCGAAGCTGGACGCGTTCGAGCGCGCGCGAAAGGAGCTCTTCGCGGAAGGCATTTCCTCGTCAAAGATCTATCTCGACCCGCAGCGCCCGAGTGTCGAGGATCTCGTCGACATGATCACGTCAGGCGTGCGTTCGTCGTTCACCTACGCGGGTGCAGCGTCGCTCACCGACTTCCACGTGAACGCGCGCGTCGGGCTGCAGTCGGCCGCCGGTTACGAAGAGGGAAAGGCGCTGCCAGTCTCCTGGTAACGTTCCCGCGGGCGCATGCCTGTTCACTAGACTGTGAAGCTGCAACGGTTAGGAGCTTTGGTGGAATACATCTCGACCCGCGGCGGGATGGCCCCCGCACCCTTTAGCGCGACGCTGCTCGAAGGGCTTGCGACCGACGGCGGCCTCGCCGTTCCTGAAACGATGCCCGAGATTACGCTCGAGCGCATTGAGACCTGGCGCTCGTTGAACTACGCAGAGCTCGCAACCGAGATCCTCAGCTTCTTCGCGACAGATATTCCGGGGCCGGACCTTGCAGCGATGTGCGAGCGCGCATACCGCGAGGAGAGCTTCTCTCCAGGGATCGTGCCGCTCACACCCATCAGCGACTCGATCACGCTGCTTGGCCTCTCTGAGGGGCCCACGCTTGCGTTCAAAGACATGGCGATGCAGTTCCTTGGGCAGTCGCTCGAGTACGTGCTACGCAAGACGGGTCGCACGCTGAACATCGTCGGCGCGACCTCGGGTGATACCGGGTCGGCGGCTGAGTACGCGCTCCGTGGCAAGGAAGGCGTATCGGTGTTTATGCTGTCGCCGCAGGGGCGCATGAGCGACTTCCAGCGCGCGCAGATGTACTCGCTCGACGACGCGAACATTCACAACATCGCCGTCGAGGGCGTCTTCGACGACTGCCAGAACTTGGTGAAGGCAGTCGCCGGCGACCTCGACTTCAAACGCGAGTACAGCGTCGGCGCTGTGAACTCGATCAACCTCGGACGAATCTCGGCTCAGGTCGTGTATTACTTCTGGGCGTGGCTCCGCGCGAGCGACTCGCTCAGCGCAGACGAGCGCGAGACGTTCAAGATCTCGGTCACTGTGCCATCGGGTAACTTCGGCAACATCCTCGCCGGGCACTACGCTCGCGAGATGGGTGCCCCGATCCGTCGCCTGGTGCTCGCGGCGAACGAGAACAATGTGCTCGATGATTTCTTCAAGACTGGAATCTACGCGCCGCGGACCTCGGCTGAGACGCATCTCACGTCGAGCCCCTCGATGGACATCTCGAAGGCGTCAAACCTTGAGCGATTCATCTTCGACCTGCTCGGGCGCGATCCCGAGCGCCTGAACGCCGCGTGGCGCGAGCTTGACGAGACCGGCAAGATCGACCTGAGTGCCGAGCTGCCCCGCTTCGTCGGGGAGTTTGGTATTCAGAGCGGCACGAGCACCCACGCCGACCGAGTCGCCACGATTCGCTCGGTGCGCGAGGAGAGCGGTGTGACGATCGACCCGCACACTGCCGATGGTGTGAAGGTCGCCCGCGAGCGGCTCGAGCCCGGCGTTCCGATGATCGTGCTTGAGACCGCGAAACCCGAGAAGTTCCCCGAG
Above is a window of Leucobacter aridicollis DNA encoding:
- a CDS encoding glycerophosphodiester phosphodiesterase family protein, translating into MLHPFFSEGQKPRIFGHRGYVSAAEAERGIVENSRAAIAAALAAGADYVESDCQLTADGVVVLFHDNTLERTLGDTRRISQVSSAELADAMAERGGLLTLEAALSDFPSARPNLDMKTPEVATPAGTLIGELAPARVLISSFSDTLRREALAAAEVGGIRPATGAGQSAIVKILGAVAMRSASLLDRAFAGIDALQIPVKQGPVKVLSPGLLRAAHARGVEVHIWTVNEPVQMRELVELGVDGIITDRTDVAVAALRGSR
- a CDS encoding dipeptidase; its protein translation is MSEQLETVIKQHIDTAFETTIEELCELVRIPSVSWPAFDPAHVQQSAEKVAELMRSTGVFEFVDIRRAPVAGQENEADPELGQPAVIARRPAKNGAPTVLLYAHHDVQPPGKEEEWDTPPFEPTERNGRLYARGAADDKAGVMVHVAAIRALIEAKGEDFDLGLAVFIEGEEEWASQSFANFLHENRAELEADAIIVADSGNWDVDTPALTVALRGAVAFNVRIETMAHATHSGMFGGAVPDAMLAAVKLLDTLWDEDGSVAVEGLTSADLTTPEYDEARLREESGLLDGVSPIGRGEILSRMWAQPAITVTGIDAPNIANASNTLIPSVLVRISARVAPGQDPQEFYDALTGHLTKHAPFGAKLTFEDPGLGQAFSVDTSGPAVAHMRAAMTGGFDREPIDMGIGGSIPFIADLVDEFPQAEILVTGVEDPDGRPHSPNESLHLASYKKALATEAIFLARMNDGL
- the mscL gene encoding large-conductance mechanosensitive channel protein MscL, which encodes MFKGFKEFLLRGNVIDLAVAVVIGAAFNAVVEKVVSSLINPLIGMFFKADSLDTALLVELPGGSSLAFGALIGALINFIIVAAVVYFVFVMPMNELRKRTAPAAEEPVVETEQELLSEIRDLLKAQNGGASAAAPLAAPAAPKATDGPAHAE
- a CDS encoding GuaB1 family IMP dehydrogenase-related protein; protein product: MDFIGAQPTLDLTYSDVFLVPRRSAVGSRLAVDLAPTDGTPATIPLVSANMNSVTGPRLAAVLARRGGLGVLPQDMSESGLTDAIAWVKAQPVGFDTPIVLGPEQTAADALRQVPAAEGQVVVVVEGGAAYAGALPGGSEPGQTFPAGRVLGVLAATRLAELPGDAKLGDLASGRVPVLDLGELGDAARDPRAMFDAVDDALSDSGAEAVIIADGGMVRGTLSRRSALRASIYRPALDASGRLAVAVAVGINGDPAARAQTLAAAGADVLVVDTAHGHQEGMIRALRAISALRLGLPIVAGNIVTADGVTDLVGAGATILKVGVGPGAMCTTRMMTAVGRPQFSAVLETAQAARELGAHVWADGGVRYPRDVALALAAGAGSVMIGSWFAGTAESPGELLADANGRQYKESWGMASTKAVQGRFSKLDAFERARKELFAEGISSSKIYLDPQRPSVEDLVDMITSGVRSSFTYAGAASLTDFHVNARVGLQSAAGYEEGKALPVSW
- the thrC gene encoding threonine synthase; protein product: MEYISTRGGMAPAPFSATLLEGLATDGGLAVPETMPEITLERIETWRSLNYAELATEILSFFATDIPGPDLAAMCERAYREESFSPGIVPLTPISDSITLLGLSEGPTLAFKDMAMQFLGQSLEYVLRKTGRTLNIVGATSGDTGSAAEYALRGKEGVSVFMLSPQGRMSDFQRAQMYSLDDANIHNIAVEGVFDDCQNLVKAVAGDLDFKREYSVGAVNSINLGRISAQVVYYFWAWLRASDSLSADERETFKISVTVPSGNFGNILAGHYAREMGAPIRRLVLAANENNVLDDFFKTGIYAPRTSAETHLTSSPSMDISKASNLERFIFDLLGRDPERLNAAWRELDETGKIDLSAELPRFVGEFGIQSGTSTHADRVATIRSVREESGVTIDPHTADGVKVARERLEPGVPMIVLETAKPEKFPEIVREATGESPGLPAGLEGLLDLPQHVVKMADDEATLRAFIAERALRA